A section of the Pristiophorus japonicus isolate sPriJap1 chromosome 4, sPriJap1.hap1, whole genome shotgun sequence genome encodes:
- the LOC139262169 gene encoding ferritin heavy chain B-like, translating into MMSQVHQNYHQDCEDAVNKQINMELYSSYVYLSMSFYFDRDDVALRHFAEFFKEQSHEECEHAEKLMEFQNRRGGRIILSDIKKPEQDEWSNGLEVMQRALQMEKNVNQSLLDLHKLSTESTDPHLCDFLETHYLDEQVKMIKKLGDHITNLKRLGAPENGMGEYLFDKHTLGESD; encoded by the exons ATGATGTCGCAAGTGCATCAaaactaccaccaggactgtgaggatgctgtcaacaagcagatcaacatggagctctattcctcctatgtttatctctctatg TcattctactttgaccgggatgatgttgccctgcgtcactttgctgagttcttcaaggagcagtcacatgaggaatgtgagcatgctgagaaactgatggaattccagaatcggcgtggaggacggatcatcttgtCTGACATCAAG aaaccagagcaggatgagtggagcaatggtctggaggtgatgcagagagctctgcagatggagaagaatgtgaaccagagtctgctggatctgcacaaactctccactgagagcactgaccctcat ttgtgtgacttcctggagacccactacttggatgaacaagtgaagatgatcaagaagcttggagatcacatcaccaacctgaagagactgggagcccctgagaatggcatgGGAGAGTatctgtttgacaagcacaccctgggggagagtgactaa